The genomic segment GGCTTTTGAAGCTGCTGCATGATCTCAAATGTTGTGGCTTTAAAGTCTATTAACATCTCAGTCTGCAGCcaccagtaaaaaaaaaacagctaaattaTGCAGTGTCCTCATGTGGGAACATGTACAACTCACTCTTAATAATTTTACAGATCTACATCTATAAGCTTCTCTTCTTTAGCCACAAAGACCTTTTTTAATGCCTTACAAAATGATATACCTTTGTTTGCTTTATGAACAGGGGAGTACAACCAGAGACCCGCCTGATCAAAGCCAGGATGAAGGACTGTCTGGTTCTAACAACAGCCAGGCTACTCCACTAATACCTGTTCCTGCTGTTGTCAAGGTCAGCTAGTCCTTCAGCCATTACCTTTCTCCCTTTAATCTGTGATTTGTTGGTGTCATCACTGTGTACTCACTCTCATGCTGTGTCAACCACTTCACTTGGTACAGTCCAAGACCTCAGACAAGAACCGACACAAGAAGCCCAAAGATGTGAAGCCCAAGGTGAAGAAGCTCAAGTACCACCAGTACATTCCTCCGGACCAGAAGGCAGAGAAGTCTCCTCCGCCCATGGACTCGGCCTACGCCcgactgctgcagcagcagcagctcttcctgcagctgcagatcCTGAGCCAGCAGaaacacgctcacacacactcgcagcCGTCGCAGCAGCACACGAACACTCCACAGGCTCAGGCTCAGCAGAGACAGCCGGCTTTCAGCTACCAGCCTCACCCCCCGGCCCACACCCAAAAgtgagtcacacacagacaactggCAGCAAATAAATCAGATAAATAAACTCAAGGTCCCCTCACTGGCCCTCTCTGCAGATTCTAACTGCACACATGCCACTGTCAAGTtgacattgtgttttaaaatgtcaagGGCTTATATGAAGgctgaaacatgttttcttgCTGTAATCATTCTCTTCACCATTATTAAAATCTTTCCTAAAGCCCTGACAATAGGAATGATGGCGGCCAAAATGCATAGTCATTGTTCTGTACAACAATGTATTCAAATTTCTATTAAAGCTAATGCGAGGCTTCAGCACTTTAAGTCTATATCAATCATGTTTGGAAGTTCTCTGCTCGAATGTGACTAATTGGAACGTGGAAGCCTTTTATTGTCTTCAGATAAagatttgaatacatttttgcactGATGGAGAATTGTGGATCTTGGCCCCCATCACCCAGAAAAGATGTACACTTGGAGGGATCTATGAAGACCAGTATTAACAGGAGGACTGATTATAACTTGAAAGAATGTGAACCATTTAAGTCCTTTAAGAATCAATTTTGTTCTAAGTAAATAAATGGTGTTATTTAGTTTTACCCATTCTTCTCAGCATGTGGAGTGGTCTAAGGTTTGTGGatattttcctgtgtgttaTCACACAAGGGACTAATCTGCATCTGCCCGTTTAACTAGGGGAGCCAGTGAGCAGGTATCAGCCTGCAGCTCCAGTGCTCCGTCCAGCACAGCCAACAGTAACTCCTCGTCACCAGTCAAGAACACATATCCAAGCCAAAGTAACATCTCGCCAGTCAAACCCGGGCCCCTGCCAGCCAATCTGGACGACCTCAAAGTAGGTGTTGTAGTAATGGAAGTGAAAGCCAGATAACCCTTTTTCTCTGTACACACAACACTTATCTGATCCAGTCTCCGTGTCATTTGCTCTGTAAGGTGTCAGAGCTCAGGCAGCACCTGCGCATGCGCGGCATGCCTGTTTCCGGGACCAAGACTGCCCTCATTGAGCGACTGCGGCCCTTCAAAGACTCCAACGCGGGCTCTTCACCCTCTGGCTCCTCTGATATCACCACAGTGACCTTCCCTGTCACACCCACAGGGTCCTTGTCTGCCTACCAGTCTCCGTCCTCCTCCAGCGCTCTGTCCCAGGGAGGCTACTACCCTTACCCCAgcacctcctccacccctcccATCTCCCCGGCCTCCTCGGAGTTGTCCCTCAGCGGCTCGCTCCCCGACAGCTTCAGCGATGTGCCCATGTCCTCGCCTACGCAGTTCGGCCTGCAGCCGTCACCGGCCCAGCTCAGCATGGAGGACGGCTTGGGAGGAGGCAGCCTTGGCGGTGGAGGACAGAGGGCGGGAGAAGGTGGAGGCGTGGACGGCCTTGAAGCCGAAAAAGATAAAATGCTGGTGGAAAAGCAGAAAGTGATCGAGGAGCTGACGTGGAAGCTGCACCAGGAGCAGAGACAGGTGGGTGTTGTTACTGCAGAACATCGGAACGTTTCTGTTTAGACAGAGTGACTCAGCAAAAGGCCGGAATAATTTTATgttgtgatttcattttatgttaatgttaataaacatttaaaaatcaaattgATCATTTGTGCAaactgtgagtgtgaatgttttgtgtGGTGACTGTAACAACCTAAGAATCCTGTGTTTACGTGATGTCACATTTCTTAACGTCCGCTGACATACTGCTATGTTGTGACACACTCAGGTTGAAGAGCTGAAGATGCAGCTCCACAAGAGGAAACGCTGCTACGGCGCAACACAGGACACCGTCCCTCCTCCATCTCACCCCCCCCTGCACCACCAGCAGACTCCGGTCATGATGGGCCAGCACTTCTTTGGGGTGACCATCAAGCAGGAGCCCATGCCCCTGTCCTCCAGCTGCCCCCTGTCCTCTCCCAAACAGCTGAAGACTCCTCCTGGAAGCTGCATGGAGGATATGGGACACTGCAACACCTCCGTCTCCAACATGGGGGGCCCCAGTGGGCCACATTGTATGGACACAGCCCCTTCCGCAGGCAGCCCCTCGACCATGTCTGCTTTCCTCAGTCCTCAATGCTCACCGCAAGACTCTCCCAATGGAAAGCCTTCTAGCAGCTCTCAACCTCCGTCTCCCAACAACCCCTACCTGCTGTCACCTCCGCTGGGGAGGGACGGCTGCGGTCACCCCCACACACAGGACAGCAACAGGGCACGCAACATGCAGGTGTGATGTTTGTATGTACGGAGAGAACCACCATTCTGTGTGTTCTGTAGAAAATAATCAGGCTTTTTCTGCAGCGTTGTTTgatttgtaaaaacatgaactggacatacagtataacacaaACCAGCTGAGATCATGGTCATCTTTTCAGTTTGGAATCAAACTGATTTTCTACATGTTGGAAAATAATTTCACCACAATCACTATATCTGTGGATGTTGCTTTCACATACACGTTCccgtctgtgttgttttctaatATGTGTTTGCTTGTGACTAACTGCAGATACAGCACAAGAGTGGTGGGCAGCCGGTGAACTGTTCTTATCCTCCTGACCAAAGAGGCCTTCAGGGAGTCTTTCCCAGCTCAGCTGATTGTGGCCTTAACCACAGCACCTCAGCCAAGACTGAGAACCCGACTATG from the Anabas testudineus chromosome 19, fAnaTes1.2, whole genome shotgun sequence genome contains:
- the myocd gene encoding myocardin isoform X7, with the protein product MPHPATDGSSLEAKLRLKRARLTEDLNEKLALRPGPLELVQKNIIPLDPDVTMTVNHGKFPKQEDSYAFEEDSSSESLSPEQHHSDESQGSACPSSETVGSTPSSSSSPALTSPRQGSTTRDPPDQSQDEGLSGSNNSQATPLIPVPAVVKSKTSDKNRHKKPKDVKPKVKKLKYHQYIPPDQKAEKSPPPMDSAYARLLQQQQLFLQLQILSQQKHAHTHSQPSQQHTNTPQAQAQQRQPAFSYQPHPPAHTQKGASEQVSACSSSAPSSTANSNSSSPVKNTYPSQSNISPVKPGPLPANLDDLKVSELRQHLRMRGMPVSGTKTALIERLRPFKDSNAGSSPSGSSDITTVTFPVTPTGSLSAYQSPSSSSALSQGGYYPYPSTSSTPPISPASSELSLSGSLPDSFSDVPMSSPTQFGLQPSPAQLSMEDGLGGGSLGGGGQRAGEGGGVDGLEAEKDKMLVEKQKVIEELTWKLHQEQRQVEELKMQLHKRKRCYGATQDTVPPPSHPPLHHQQTPVMMGQHFFGVTIKQEPMPLSSSCPLSSPKQLKTPPGSCMEDMGHCNTSVSNMGGPSGPHCMDTAPSAGSPSTMSAFLSPQCSPQDSPNGKPSSSSQPPSPNNPYLLSPPLGRDGCGHPHTQDSNRARNMQIQHKSGGQPVNCSYPPDQRGLQGVFPSSADCGLNHSTSAKTENPTMPPKMSLLPTPRHVGQKCQVSPPAFSSSDSDASDLRQPPCYEDAVKQQLTRSQQMDELLDVLIESGEMPANAREERERSSVTKVVPHITVSPGCPGFLLPRFYRHYEHLSPTQPPYDHLANHITESHLETLLGSPLGRGGEVALLKMATEDGTARDKLLTNRDVMDTPLLPGNTKVSAVPEVQGMVSMTFSETPWETMEWLDLTPPSSATAFSVAPPSGPSIFNTEFLDVTDINLNSAMDLHLEHW
- the myocd gene encoding myocardin isoform X3, encoding MTLLGSEHSILIRSKFRSVLQLRLQQRRTREQLADQGIMPHPATDGSSLEAKLRLKRARLTEDLNEKLALRPGPLELVQKNIIPLDPDVTMTVNHGKFPKQEDSYAFEEDSSSESLSPEQHHSDESQGSACPSSETVGSTPSSSSSPALTSPRQGSTTRDPPDQSQDEGLSGSNNSQATPLIPVPAVVKSKTSDKNRHKKPKDVKPKVKKLKYHQYIPPDQKAEKSPPPMDSAYARLLQQQQLFLQLQILSQQKHAHTHSQPSQQHTNTPQAQAQQRQPAFSYQPHPPAHTQKGASEQVSACSSSAPSSTANSNSSSPVKNTYPSQSNISPVKPGPLPANLDDLKVSELRQHLRMRGMPVSGTKTALIERLRPFKDSNAGSSPSGSSDITTVTFPVTPTGSLSAYQSPSSSSALSQGGYYPYPSTSSTPPISPASSELSLSGSLPDSFSDVPMSSPTQFGLQPSPAQLSMEDGLGGGSLGGGGQRAGEGGGVDGLEAEKDKMLVEKQKVIEELTWKLHQEQRQVEELKMQLHKRKRCYGATQDTVPPPSHPPLHHQQTPVMMGQHFFGVTIKQEPMPLSSSCPLSSPKQLKTPPGSCMEDMGHCNTSVSNMGGPSGPHCMDTAPSAGSPSTMSAFLSPQCSPQDSPNGKPSSSSQPPSPNNPYLLSPPLGRDGCGHPHTQDSNRARNMQIQHKSGGQPVNCSYPPDQRGLQGVFPSSADCGLNHSTSAKTENPTMPPKMSLLPTPRHVGQKCQVSPPAFSSSDSDASDLRQPPCYEDAVKQQLTRSQQMDELLDVLIESGEMPANAREERERSSVTKVVPHITVSPGCPGFLLPRFYRHYEHLSPTQPPYDHLANHITESHLETLLGSPLGRGGEVALLKMATEDGTARDKLLTNRDVMDTPLLPGNTKVSAVPEVQGMVSMTFSETPWETMEWLDLTPPSSATAFSVAPPSGPSIFNTEFLDVTDINLNSAMDLHLEHW
- the myocd gene encoding myocardin isoform X8, yielding MTLLGSEHSILIRSKFRSVLQLRLQQRRTREQLADQGIMPLNHGKFPKQEDSYAFEEDSSSESLSPEQHHSDESQGSACPSSETVGSTPSSSSSPALTSPRQGSTTRDPPDQSQDEGLSGSNNSQATPLIPVPAVVKSKTSDKNRHKKPKDVKPKVKKLKYHQYIPPDQKAEKSPPPMDSAYARLLQQQQLFLQLQILSQQKHAHTHSQPSQQHTNTPQAQAQQRQPAFSYQPHPPAHTQKGASEQVSACSSSAPSSTANSNSSSPVKNTYPSQSNISPVKPGPLPANLDDLKVSELRQHLRMRGMPVSGTKTALIERLRPFKDSNAGSSPSGSSDITTVTFPVTPTGSLSAYQSPSSSSALSQGGYYPYPSTSSTPPISPASSELSLSGSLPDSFSDVPMSSPTQFGLQPSPAQLSMEDGLGGGSLGGGGQRAGEGGGVDGLEAEKDKMLVEKQKVIEELTWKLHQEQRQVEELKMQLHKRKRCYGATQDTVPPPSHPPLHHQQTPVMMGQHFFGVTIKQEPMPLSSSCPLSSPKQLKTPPGSCMEDMGHCNTSVSNMGGPSGPHCMDTAPSAGSPSTMSAFLSPQCSPQDSPNGKPSSSSQPPSPNNPYLLSPPLGRDGCGHPHTQDSNRARNMQIQHKSGGQPVNCSYPPDQRGLQGVFPSSADCGLNHSTSAKTENPTMPPKMSLLPTPRHVGQKCQVSPPAFSSSDSDASDLRQPPCYEDAVKQQLTRSQQMDELLDVLIESGEMPANAREERERSSVTKVVPHITVSPGCPGFLLPRFYRHYEHLSPTQPPYDHLANHITESHLETLLGSPLGRGGEVALLKMATEDGTARDKLLTNRDVMDTPLLPGNTKVSAVPEVQGMVSMTFSETPWETMEWLDLTPPSSATAFSVAPPSGPSIFNTEFLDVTDINLNSAMDLHLEHW
- the myocd gene encoding myocardin isoform X9 → MTLLGSEHSILIRSKFRSVNHGKFPKQEDSYAFEEDSSSESLSPEQHHSDESQGSACPSSETVGSTPSSSSSPALTSPRQGSTTRDPPDQSQDEGLSGSNNSQATPLIPVPAVVKSKTSDKNRHKKPKDVKPKVKKLKYHQYIPPDQKAEKSPPPMDSAYARLLQQQQLFLQLQILSQQKHAHTHSQPSQQHTNTPQAQAQQRQPAFSYQPHPPAHTQKGASEQVSACSSSAPSSTANSNSSSPVKNTYPSQSNISPVKPGPLPANLDDLKVSELRQHLRMRGMPVSGTKTALIERLRPFKDSNAGSSPSGSSDITTVTFPVTPTGSLSAYQSPSSSSALSQGGYYPYPSTSSTPPISPASSELSLSGSLPDSFSDVPMSSPTQFGLQPSPAQLSMEDGLGGGSLGGGGQRAGEGGGVDGLEAEKDKMLVEKQKVIEELTWKLHQEQRQVEELKMQLHKRKRCYGATQDTVPPPSHPPLHHQQTPVMMGQHFFGVTIKQEPMPLSSSCPLSSPKQLKTPPGSCMEDMGHCNTSVSNMGGPSGPHCMDTAPSAGSPSTMSAFLSPQCSPQDSPNGKPSSSSQPPSPNNPYLLSPPLGRDGCGHPHTQDSNRARNMQIQHKSGGQPVNCSYPPDQRGLQGVFPSSADCGLNHSTSAKTENPTMPPKMSLLPTPRHVGQKCQVSPPAFSSSDSDASDLRQPPCYEDAVKQQLTRSQQMDELLDVLIESGEMPANAREERERSSVTKVVPHITVSPGCPGFLLPRFYRHYEHLSPTQPPYDHLANHITESHLETLLGSPLGRGGEVALLKMATEDGTARDKLLTNRDVMDTPLLPGNTKVSAVPEVQGMVSMTFSETPWETMEWLDLTPPSSATAFSVAPPSGPSIFNTEFLDVTDINLNSAMDLHLEHW
- the myocd gene encoding myocardin isoform X2 is translated as MNALKCSEICNNSREDRQCPGHLQRATQGHGDAGQLTERREHVLKKQLLSTEGKNVLQLRLQQRRTREQLADQGIMPHPATDGSSLEAKLRLKRARLTEDLNEKLALRPGPLELVQKNIIPLDPDVTMTVNHGKFPKQEDSYAFEEDSSSESLSPEQHHSDESQGSACPSSETVGSTPSSSSSPALTSPRQGSTTRDPPDQSQDEGLSGSNNSQATPLIPVPAVVKSKTSDKNRHKKPKDVKPKVKKLKYHQYIPPDQKAEKSPPPMDSAYARLLQQQQLFLQLQILSQQKHAHTHSQPSQQHTNTPQAQAQQRQPAFSYQPHPPAHTQKGASEQVSACSSSAPSSTANSNSSSPVKNTYPSQSNISPVKPGPLPANLDDLKVSELRQHLRMRGMPVSGTKTALIERLRPFKDSNAGSSPSGSSDITTVTFPVTPTGSLSAYQSPSSSSALSQGGYYPYPSTSSTPPISPASSELSLSGSLPDSFSDVPMSSPTQFGLQPSPAQLSMEDGLGGGSLGGGGQRAGEGGGVDGLEAEKDKMLVEKQKVIEELTWKLHQEQRQVEELKMQLHKRKRCYGATQDTVPPPSHPPLHHQQTPVMMGQHFFGVTIKQEPMPLSSSCPLSSPKQLKTPPGSCMEDMGHCNTSVSNMGGPSGPHCMDTAPSAGSPSTMSAFLSPQCSPQDSPNGKPSSSSQPPSPNNPYLLSPPLGRDGCGHPHTQDSNRARNMQIQHKSGGQPVNCSYPPDQRGLQGVFPSSADCGLNHSTSAKTENPTMPPKMSLLPTPRHVGQKCQVSPPAFSSSDSDASDLRQPPCYEDAVKQQLTRSQQMDELLDVLIESGGCPGFLLPRFYRHYEHLSPTQPPYDHLANHITESHLETLLGSPLGRGGEVALLKMATEDGTARDKLLTNRDVMDTPLLPGNTKVSAVPEVQGMVSMTFSETPWETMEWLDLTPPSSATAFSVAPPSGPSIFNTEFLDVTDINLNSAMDLHLEHW
- the myocd gene encoding myocardin isoform X1, with amino-acid sequence MNALKCSEICNNSREDRQCPGHLQRATQGHGDAGQLTERREHVLKKQLLSTEGKNVLQLRLQQRRTREQLADQGIMPHPATDGSSLEAKLRLKRARLTEDLNEKLALRPGPLELVQKNIIPLDPDVTMTVNHGKFPKQEDSYAFEEDSSSESLSPEQHHSDESQGSACPSSETVGSTPSSSSSPALTSPRQGSTTRDPPDQSQDEGLSGSNNSQATPLIPVPAVVKSKTSDKNRHKKPKDVKPKVKKLKYHQYIPPDQKAEKSPPPMDSAYARLLQQQQLFLQLQILSQQKHAHTHSQPSQQHTNTPQAQAQQRQPAFSYQPHPPAHTQKGASEQVSACSSSAPSSTANSNSSSPVKNTYPSQSNISPVKPGPLPANLDDLKVSELRQHLRMRGMPVSGTKTALIERLRPFKDSNAGSSPSGSSDITTVTFPVTPTGSLSAYQSPSSSSALSQGGYYPYPSTSSTPPISPASSELSLSGSLPDSFSDVPMSSPTQFGLQPSPAQLSMEDGLGGGSLGGGGQRAGEGGGVDGLEAEKDKMLVEKQKVIEELTWKLHQEQRQVEELKMQLHKRKRCYGATQDTVPPPSHPPLHHQQTPVMMGQHFFGVTIKQEPMPLSSSCPLSSPKQLKTPPGSCMEDMGHCNTSVSNMGGPSGPHCMDTAPSAGSPSTMSAFLSPQCSPQDSPNGKPSSSSQPPSPNNPYLLSPPLGRDGCGHPHTQDSNRARNMQIQHKSGGQPVNCSYPPDQRGLQGVFPSSADCGLNHSTSAKTENPTMPPKMSLLPTPRHVGQKCQVSPPAFSSSDSDASDLRQPPCYEDAVKQQLTRSQQMDELLDVLIESGEMPANAREERERSSVTKVVPHITVSPGCPGFLLPRFYRHYEHLSPTQPPYDHLANHITESHLETLLGSPLGRGGEVALLKMATEDGTARDKLLTNRDVMDTPLLPGNTKVSAVPEVQGMVSMTFSETPWETMEWLDLTPPSSATAFSVAPPSGPSIFNTEFLDVTDINLNSAMDLHLEHW
- the myocd gene encoding myocardin isoform X4 yields the protein MNALKCSEICNNSREDRQCPGHLQRATQGHGDAGQLTERREHVLKKQLLSTEGKNVLQLRLQQRRTREQLADQGIMPHPATDGSSLEAKLRLKRARLTEDLNEKLALRPGPLELVQKNIIPLDPDVTMTVNHGKFPKQEDSYAFEEDSSSESLSPEQHHSDESQGSACPSSETVGSTPSSSSSPALTSPRQGSTTRDPPDQSQDEGLSGSNNSQATPLIPVPAVVKSKTSDKNRHKKPKDVKPKVKKLKYHQYIPPDQKAEKSPPPMDSAYARLLQQQQLFLQLQILSQQKHAHTHSQPSQQHTNTPQAQAQQRQPAFSYQPHPPAHTQKGASEQVSACSSSAPSSTANSNSSSPVKNTYPSQSNISPVKPGPLPANLDDLKVSELRQHLRMRGMPVSGTKTALIERLRPFKDSNAGSSPSGSSDITTVTFPVTPTGSLSAYQSPSSSSALSQGGYYPYPSTSSTPPISPASSELSLSGSLPDSFSDVPMSSPTQFGLQPSPAQLSMEDGLGGGSLGGGGQRAGEGGGVDGLEAEKDKMLVEKQKVIEELTWKLHQEQRQVEELKMQLHKRKRCYGATQDTVPPPSHPPLHHQQTPVMMGQHFFGVTIKQEPMPLSSSCPLSSPKQLKTPPGSCMEDMGHCNTSVSNMGGPSGPHCMDTAPSAGSPSTMSAFLSPQCSPQDSPNGKPSSSSQPPSPNNPYLLSPPLGRDGCGHPHTQDSNRARNMQIQHKSGGQPVNCSYPPDQRGLQGVFPSSADCGLNHSTSAKTENPTMPPKQLTRSQQMDELLDVLIESGEMPANAREERERSSVTKVVPHITVSPGCPGFLLPRFYRHYEHLSPTQPPYDHLANHITESHLETLLGSPLGRGGEVALLKMATEDGTARDKLLTNRDVMDTPLLPGNTKVSAVPEVQGMVSMTFSETPWETMEWLDLTPPSSATAFSVAPPSGPSIFNTEFLDVTDINLNSAMDLHLEHW
- the myocd gene encoding myocardin isoform X6, translated to MNALKCSEICNNSREDRQCPGHLQRATQGHGDAGQLTERREHVLKKQLLSTEGKNVLQLRLQQRRTREQLADQGIMPHPATDGSSLEAKLRLKRARLTEDLNEKLALRPGPLELVQKNIIPLDPDVTMTVNHGKFPKQEDSYAFEEDSSSESLSPEQHHSDESQGSACPSSETVGSTPSSSSSPALTSPRQGSTTRDPPDQSQDEGLSGSNNSQATPLIPVPAVVKSKTSDKNRHKKPKDVKPKVKKLKYHQYIPPDQKAEKSPPPMDSAYARLLQQQQLFLQLQILSQQKHAHTHSQPSQQHTNTPQAQAQQRQPAFSYQPHPPAHTQKGASEQVSACSSSAPSSTANSNSSSPVKNTYPSQSNISPVKPGPLPANLDDLKVSELRQHLRMRGMPVSGTKTALIERLRPFKDSNAGSSPSGSSDITTVTFPVTPTGSLSAYQSPSSSSALSQGGYYPYPSTSSTPPISPASSELSLSGSLPDSFSDVPMSSPTQFGLQPSPAQLSMEDGLGGGSLGGGGQRAGEGGGVDGLEAEKDKMLVEKQKVIEELTWKLHQEQRQVEELKMQLHKRKRCYGATQDTVPPPSHPPLHHQQTPVMMGQHFFGVTIKQEPMPLSSSCPLSSPKQLKTPPGSCMEDMGHCNTSVSNMGGPSGPHCMDTAPSAGSPSTMSAFLSPQCSPQDSPNGKPSSSSQPPSPNNPYLLSPPLGRDGCGHPHTQDSNRARNMQIQHKSGGQPVNCSYPPDQRGLQGVFPSSADCGLNHSTSAKTENPTMPPKQLTRSQQMDELLDVLIESGGCPGFLLPRFYRHYEHLSPTQPPYDHLANHITESHLETLLGSPLGRGGEVALLKMATEDGTARDKLLTNRDVMDTPLLPGNTKVSAVPEVQGMVSMTFSETPWETMEWLDLTPPSSATAFSVAPPSGPSIFNTEFLDVTDINLNSAMDLHLEHW
- the myocd gene encoding myocardin isoform X5 encodes the protein MNALKCSEICNNSREDRQCPGHLQRATQGHGDAGQLTERREHVLKKQLLSTEGKNVLQLRLQQRRTREQLADQGIMPLNHGKFPKQEDSYAFEEDSSSESLSPEQHHSDESQGSACPSSETVGSTPSSSSSPALTSPRQGSTTRDPPDQSQDEGLSGSNNSQATPLIPVPAVVKSKTSDKNRHKKPKDVKPKVKKLKYHQYIPPDQKAEKSPPPMDSAYARLLQQQQLFLQLQILSQQKHAHTHSQPSQQHTNTPQAQAQQRQPAFSYQPHPPAHTQKGASEQVSACSSSAPSSTANSNSSSPVKNTYPSQSNISPVKPGPLPANLDDLKVSELRQHLRMRGMPVSGTKTALIERLRPFKDSNAGSSPSGSSDITTVTFPVTPTGSLSAYQSPSSSSALSQGGYYPYPSTSSTPPISPASSELSLSGSLPDSFSDVPMSSPTQFGLQPSPAQLSMEDGLGGGSLGGGGQRAGEGGGVDGLEAEKDKMLVEKQKVIEELTWKLHQEQRQVEELKMQLHKRKRCYGATQDTVPPPSHPPLHHQQTPVMMGQHFFGVTIKQEPMPLSSSCPLSSPKQLKTPPGSCMEDMGHCNTSVSNMGGPSGPHCMDTAPSAGSPSTMSAFLSPQCSPQDSPNGKPSSSSQPPSPNNPYLLSPPLGRDGCGHPHTQDSNRARNMQIQHKSGGQPVNCSYPPDQRGLQGVFPSSADCGLNHSTSAKTENPTMPPKMSLLPTPRHVGQKCQVSPPAFSSSDSDASDLRQPPCYEDAVKQQLTRSQQMDELLDVLIESGEMPANAREERERSSVTKVVPHITVSPGCPGFLLPRFYRHYEHLSPTQPPYDHLANHITESHLETLLGSPLGRGGEVALLKMATEDGTARDKLLTNRDVMDTPLLPGNTKVSAVPEVQGMVSMTFSETPWETMEWLDLTPPSSATAFSVAPPSGPSIFNTEFLDVTDINLNSAMDLHLEHW